One Actinospica robiniae DSM 44927 genomic region harbors:
- a CDS encoding class E sortase encodes MALPEILESEAGPEPGVPDQAVPEARRVKAPRPPARPRPSRRPRPERTPVRRPAVLVAGLVLSGFALLVLGFFVYLYGLSGLSEQRAQSVLYKTFAGELGQATAPTGATADGAPVAILAIPSLGISDLVVVEGTGSGDLTHGPGHLRSSVLPGQAGVSVVYGRVLTYGDPFAHLMRLQRGDKITVTTGQGTSTYTVESFGTNAVPPPDPTPNRLVLETADSAIFPSRNSTVEVSADLSSAAQPTPPSRPATAPREYALAGDADAVVPAVFWAQALVLVLLGGVFAARRWSRWPALLCAAPAAFALAWAVYENLSLLLPNLY; translated from the coding sequence ATGGCTCTGCCGGAAATCCTCGAATCCGAGGCCGGGCCCGAGCCCGGCGTCCCGGACCAGGCCGTGCCAGAAGCGCGGCGGGTCAAGGCGCCGCGGCCGCCCGCCCGGCCCCGCCCGTCTCGGCGGCCGCGCCCCGAACGCACTCCGGTGCGGCGCCCGGCGGTGCTGGTCGCAGGGCTCGTACTTTCCGGGTTCGCCCTGCTGGTGCTCGGTTTCTTCGTGTACCTCTACGGCCTGTCCGGGCTCAGCGAGCAGCGTGCGCAGAGCGTGCTGTACAAGACCTTCGCGGGAGAACTCGGGCAGGCCACGGCGCCGACCGGGGCCACCGCCGACGGAGCGCCGGTGGCGATCCTGGCCATCCCGAGCCTCGGTATCTCCGACCTCGTCGTCGTCGAGGGCACCGGTTCCGGGGATCTGACGCACGGTCCCGGGCACCTGCGCTCGAGCGTGCTGCCGGGACAGGCCGGGGTGAGCGTCGTCTACGGGCGGGTGCTCACCTACGGCGATCCGTTCGCGCATCTGATGCGGCTGCAACGCGGCGACAAAATCACGGTGACGACCGGGCAGGGGACCTCGACGTACACGGTCGAATCCTTCGGTACGAACGCGGTGCCTCCACCCGATCCGACGCCGAACCGGCTGGTGCTCGAGACCGCCGACAGCGCGATCTTCCCGAGCCGGAACAGCACGGTCGAGGTCAGCGCGGATCTCTCCTCGGCCGCGCAGCCGACACCCCCGTCCCGGCCCGCGACCGCGCCGCGGGAGTACGCGCTCGCCGGAGACGCCGACGCCGTCGTGCCGGCCGTGTTCTGGGCCCAAGCGCTGGTCCTGGTGCTGCTCGGCGGCGTCTTCGCGGCCCGCCGCTGGTCGCGCTGGCCCGCTCTGCTGTGCGCGGCGCCGGCGGCGTTCGCGCTGGCGTGGGCCGTGTACGAGAACCTCTCGCTGCTGTTGCCGAACCTCTACTGA
- a CDS encoding substrate-binding domain-containing protein: MSPHRIRRLGLVLVAALATLGFGLFPAAPASAASYVPLDGDGSSWAQPAIQQWSRDIAVQDGIHINYTGDGSAQGRENFAVHLNDFAGSDIAFLTTPDPFGAGFEAVQWNYSYIPIVAGGTTFIYNLHIGGRTVTDLRLSGQTLAKIFTGAVTNWDDPAITHDYGAPLPSEPITVVTRSDGSGASYMFTRWLSKQYPSMWNAFCAAHGGPNPCGPTEFYPGFGDSVQKNGSDQMATFLSSPSSEGAIGYDEYAYAINYGLHAVKMLNAAGYYTLPTASNVAIALQAAVIDENPNDADFLMQNLDKVYTNPDPRAYPLSSYSYLIIPRDTGKGSLVPDWTSVKGMTLSTWLNYVLCGAQASAGQLGYSPLPKNLVNGGFLQVDHLPGHIATPDPAKLMGCKNPNYSDGVDYLKNAPYPSRCDFHTEPLDCTTGGGGGSGSGGGGSGGGSGNGAGGGAGAGASAGARAGGTAEAGGAQGGVGGSGGSSGGSPSAQPIYAEPVAVASRPQQQTGTALATVLLIIAAVAAPAFAGAWVQRRRKRG, encoded by the coding sequence ACTGGTCGCGGCCCTGGCCACGCTGGGGTTCGGGCTCTTCCCGGCCGCGCCGGCCTCGGCCGCGAGCTACGTGCCCCTCGACGGCGACGGCTCCTCCTGGGCACAGCCGGCCATCCAGCAGTGGTCCCGGGACATCGCGGTCCAGGACGGGATCCACATCAACTACACCGGCGACGGCTCGGCGCAGGGCCGGGAGAACTTCGCCGTGCACCTGAACGACTTCGCCGGGTCCGACATCGCGTTCCTCACCACGCCGGATCCGTTCGGCGCGGGCTTCGAGGCGGTGCAGTGGAACTACTCGTACATCCCGATCGTGGCGGGCGGCACCACGTTCATCTACAACCTGCACATCGGCGGCCGGACGGTGACCGATCTGCGGCTGTCCGGCCAGACCCTCGCCAAGATCTTCACCGGCGCCGTCACCAACTGGGACGATCCCGCGATCACGCACGACTACGGCGCTCCGCTGCCCAGCGAGCCGATCACGGTGGTGACCCGCTCGGACGGGTCCGGCGCCAGCTACATGTTCACCCGGTGGCTCTCGAAGCAGTACCCGTCGATGTGGAACGCGTTCTGCGCGGCCCACGGCGGCCCGAATCCCTGCGGCCCGACCGAGTTCTACCCGGGCTTCGGCGACTCCGTGCAGAAGAACGGCTCGGACCAGATGGCCACCTTCCTTTCCTCCCCGAGCAGTGAGGGCGCGATCGGCTACGACGAGTACGCCTACGCGATCAACTACGGCCTGCACGCAGTGAAGATGCTCAACGCGGCCGGCTACTACACCCTGCCGACGGCCTCGAACGTGGCGATCGCCTTGCAGGCGGCCGTGATCGACGAGAACCCGAACGACGCCGACTTCCTGATGCAGAATCTTGACAAGGTCTACACGAACCCTGATCCACGCGCCTATCCGCTCTCGAGCTACAGCTACCTGATCATCCCGCGCGACACCGGGAAGGGCTCGCTGGTGCCGGACTGGACAAGTGTCAAGGGCATGACGCTCAGTACCTGGCTCAATTACGTGCTCTGCGGCGCGCAGGCCAGTGCGGGCCAGCTCGGCTACTCACCGCTGCCGAAGAACCTGGTCAACGGCGGGTTCCTCCAGGTCGATCACCTGCCCGGGCATATCGCGACGCCCGACCCGGCGAAGCTGATGGGATGTAAGAACCCGAACTACTCCGACGGCGTCGACTACCTCAAGAACGCGCCGTACCCGAGCAGATGCGACTTCCACACCGAGCCGCTCGACTGCACCACCGGCGGCGGGGGCGGCTCGGGCTCGGGCGGCGGCGGTTCGGGCGGCGGCTCCGGCAACGGCGCGGGCGGCGGCGCGGGCGCCGGTGCGTCGGCGGGCGCGCGGGCCGGCGGCACGGCCGAAGCCGGCGGCGCGCAGGGCGGCGTCGGCGGATCGGGCGGCAGCTCGGGCGGATCGCCCTCCGCGCAGCCGATCTACGCCGAACCGGTCGCGGTGGCCTCACGGCCCCAGCAGCAGACCGGGACGGCACTGGCCACCGTGCTGCTGATCATCGCGGCCGTGGCCGCGCCGGCGTTCGCCGGGGCGTGGGTCCAACGACGCAGGAAGCGAGGCTGA
- a CDS encoding MarR family winged helix-turn-helix transcriptional regulator → MNAEPTGAPDRGQSQADPQEIARLRVAIGRLHRRMVQHTAGDLTFSQTSALVAVEKLGPIRLGELAARERVAAPSMTRTVAGLVEAGLLHRAGDPQDGRSYLLSITDQGRGFLEALRTERSAVLAAGIAQLGPVELDVLRRALPVLEHLAERES, encoded by the coding sequence GTGAACGCCGAACCGACCGGAGCCCCGGACCGCGGCCAGAGCCAGGCCGACCCCCAGGAGATCGCCCGGCTGCGCGTGGCCATCGGCCGGCTGCACCGGCGCATGGTCCAGCACACCGCCGGAGATCTGACGTTCTCCCAGACCTCGGCGCTGGTCGCGGTGGAGAAGCTCGGGCCGATCCGGCTCGGCGAGCTCGCCGCCCGGGAGCGGGTGGCCGCGCCCTCGATGACCCGCACCGTGGCCGGGCTGGTCGAGGCCGGGCTGCTGCACCGGGCCGGGGACCCGCAGGACGGGCGCTCCTACCTGCTGAGCATCACCGACCAGGGCCGCGGCTTCCTCGAGGCGCTGCGCACCGAGCGCTCGGCCGTGCTGGCCGCGGGCATCGCCCAGCTCGGCCCGGTCGAGCTGGACGTGCTGCGCCGGGCGCTGCCGGTGCTCGAGCACCTGGCCGAACGAGAGTCCTGA
- a CDS encoding phosphate ABC transporter ATP-binding protein, with amino-acid sequence MSTLNETALPAPAPAPAFAEGPAPAGLETRAVSAWFGDHKVLERVSLSMEPGRVTALIGPSGCGKSTYLRVLNRMHEMVRGAALAGEVLLGGEDVYDRAARPADVRKRIGMVFQKPNPFPAMTIYENVASGLKLAGIKVGDRDAVVEDALRRAGLWNEVQRRLRTPGGALSGGQQQRLCIARSLAVAPDVLLMDEPCSALDPTSTRRIEETIAELDGQVTIVIVTHNMQQAARVSRNCAFFLAGEDQPGRVVEAGPTERIFGDPADPRTADYIHGRFG; translated from the coding sequence ATGAGCACTCTGAATGAGACGGCGCTGCCGGCCCCCGCGCCCGCACCGGCCTTCGCCGAGGGCCCGGCCCCGGCCGGACTCGAGACCCGCGCGGTCTCGGCCTGGTTCGGCGACCACAAGGTGCTCGAGCGGGTGTCGCTGAGCATGGAACCCGGCCGGGTCACCGCGCTGATCGGCCCCTCGGGCTGCGGAAAGTCCACCTACCTGCGGGTTCTCAACCGGATGCACGAGATGGTGCGCGGCGCCGCGCTGGCCGGGGAGGTCCTTCTCGGCGGCGAGGACGTCTACGACCGGGCTGCCCGGCCCGCCGACGTGCGCAAACGCATTGGAATGGTGTTCCAGAAGCCCAACCCGTTCCCGGCCATGACGATCTACGAGAACGTGGCCAGCGGCCTCAAGCTGGCCGGGATCAAGGTCGGGGACCGGGACGCGGTGGTCGAGGACGCGCTGCGGCGGGCCGGGCTGTGGAACGAGGTGCAGCGGCGCCTGCGCACCCCGGGAGGCGCCCTGTCCGGCGGTCAGCAGCAGCGGCTGTGCATCGCCCGGTCCCTCGCCGTGGCCCCGGACGTGCTGTTGATGGACGAGCCGTGCTCGGCGCTGGACCCGACCTCGACCAGGCGGATCGAGGAGACGATCGCCGAGCTCGACGGCCAGGTCACCATCGTCATCGTGACGCACAACATGCAGCAGGCGGCCCGGGTCAGCCGCAACTGCGCGTTCTTCCTGGCCGGGGAGGACCAGCCCGGCCGCGTGGTCGAGGCCGGCCCGACCGAGCGGATCTTCGGCGACCCGGCCGACCCGCGCACCGCCGACTACATCCACGGCCGCTTCGGCTGA
- the serB gene encoding phosphoserine phosphatase SerB, with amino-acid sequence MEQEVTRHGRTLRVLVFGADRPGVTASLFAVIEEHGSGGSDIEVSDVEQIVLRGRLVLGVLLTAPPAWDDTELRIALHRWGAEWKLGVEVKEGVGDNQPRGVGRSRVTVLGSPLSPSAMGRMARALADAGGNIDRIVRLAKYPVTAIELDVSGVDPLELRRRLAPEAAACGADVAVQRAGLARRAKHLVVMDVDSTLIQDEVIELLAEHAGCLDEVARVTAEAMRGEMDFAASLRARVALLEGLPEEVFAKVRGQVRYTPGARTLVRTLKRLGYQVAIVSGGFTQITDLLAADLELDYAAANTLEVVDGRLTGKVVGPIVDRPGKAAALRRFASAAGVPLSETVAIGDGANDLDMLAAAGLGVAFNAKPVVREQADTAVNVPFLDTILFLLGIPGEEIAELTEAGQVKAPQ; translated from the coding sequence GTGGAACAAGAGGTGACGCGCCACGGGCGCACGCTGCGGGTCCTGGTGTTCGGCGCGGATCGGCCCGGAGTGACCGCGTCGTTGTTCGCTGTGATCGAGGAGCACGGATCGGGCGGAAGCGACATAGAGGTCAGCGACGTGGAGCAGATCGTGCTGCGCGGCCGGCTGGTCCTGGGCGTGTTGCTCACCGCCCCGCCGGCCTGGGACGACACCGAGCTGCGGATTGCGCTGCACCGCTGGGGGGCGGAGTGGAAGCTGGGCGTGGAGGTCAAGGAGGGGGTCGGGGACAACCAGCCGCGCGGGGTCGGGCGCAGCCGGGTGACCGTGCTCGGTTCCCCGCTCAGCCCGTCCGCGATGGGCCGGATGGCCCGGGCGCTGGCGGACGCGGGCGGCAACATCGACCGGATCGTGCGGCTGGCGAAGTACCCGGTGACCGCGATCGAGCTGGACGTGTCCGGGGTGGACCCGCTGGAGCTGCGGCGCCGGCTGGCCCCGGAGGCCGCGGCCTGCGGCGCGGACGTCGCGGTGCAGCGCGCCGGGCTCGCCCGCCGGGCCAAGCACCTGGTGGTGATGGACGTGGACTCCACGCTGATCCAGGACGAGGTGATCGAGCTGCTCGCCGAGCACGCCGGCTGCCTCGACGAGGTGGCCCGGGTGACGGCCGAGGCGATGCGCGGGGAGATGGACTTCGCCGCCTCGCTGCGGGCGAGGGTGGCGCTGCTCGAGGGGCTGCCCGAGGAGGTCTTCGCCAAGGTGCGCGGGCAGGTGCGCTACACCCCCGGCGCCCGCACCCTGGTGCGCACGCTCAAGCGGCTCGGCTACCAGGTCGCGATCGTCTCCGGCGGCTTCACCCAGATCACCGACCTGCTCGCGGCCGATCTCGAGCTGGACTACGCGGCCGCGAACACGCTCGAGGTGGTGGACGGCCGGCTGACCGGCAAGGTGGTGGGCCCGATCGTGGACCGGCCCGGCAAGGCCGCCGCGCTGCGCCGGTTCGCCTCGGCGGCCGGCGTGCCGCTGAGCGAGACGGTCGCCATCGGCGACGGGGCGAACGACCTGGACATGCTGGCCGCGGCCGGACTCGGGGTGGCGTTCAACGCCAAGCCGGTGGTGCGCGAGCAGGCGGACACGGCGGTGAACGTGCCGTTCCTGGACACGATCCTGTTCCTGCTGGGCATTCCCGGCGAGGAGATCGCGGAGCTGACGGAGGCCGGCCAGGTCAAGGCGCCGCAGTAG
- a CDS encoding NfeD family protein yields the protein MGSVATLHSWEWWLLAAVLLLLGEAATNALVFLMPFGGAVVAAVLAAFGVPWYGQLPAFAVVTIGLLAFLRPVAVRRQAGPGLRTGAAALVGQEALVTERVDAHRGRIRLDGQIWSARTLDSEGVFEAGEAVHVAAIDGATAVVV from the coding sequence ATGGGGTCGGTGGCCACGCTGCACAGCTGGGAATGGTGGCTGCTGGCCGCCGTCCTGCTGCTGCTCGGCGAGGCCGCGACCAACGCGCTCGTCTTCCTGATGCCGTTCGGCGGCGCGGTGGTCGCCGCGGTCCTGGCCGCCTTCGGCGTGCCCTGGTACGGGCAGCTGCCCGCCTTCGCCGTGGTCACCATCGGCCTGCTCGCCTTCCTCCGGCCCGTCGCCGTGCGCCGGCAGGCCGGTCCCGGCCTGCGCACCGGCGCGGCCGCGCTGGTCGGCCAAGAGGCGCTGGTGACCGAGCGGGTGGACGCCCACCGCGGCCGGATACGGCTGGACGGGCAGATCTGGAGCGCCCGCACGCTGGACTCGGAGGGCGTGTTCGAGGCCGGAGAAGCCGTGCACGTCGCGGCGATCGACGGCGCCACCGCGGTGGTGGTGTAA
- a CDS encoding ABC transporter ATP-binding protein, translated as MTDVLDLVDVTVVRDGKKLLAGIDWRIADGERWVLLGPNGAGKTTLLQIIAAQMHPTAGSATVLGGALGKIDVFELRTRIGLSSASLDGRIPGREKVRDVVLTAAYGKMARFREDYEDADTGRAEDLLSWWGLEGFAERTFGTLSSGERKRALVARALMTDPELLLLDEPASGLDLGGREDLVRRLANHAADPASPVTVLVTHHVEEIPPGFTHAMLLRGGSIVASGPSELTLTSENLSATYGIPLHVQTYEGRYYARGL; from the coding sequence ATGACGGACGTGCTTGATCTGGTCGACGTGACGGTGGTGCGGGACGGCAAGAAGCTGCTCGCCGGGATCGATTGGCGAATCGCCGACGGGGAACGGTGGGTCCTACTCGGACCCAACGGCGCCGGCAAGACGACCCTGCTGCAGATCATCGCGGCGCAGATGCATCCGACCGCGGGCAGCGCGACCGTGCTCGGCGGCGCACTCGGCAAGATCGACGTGTTCGAGCTGCGCACCCGGATCGGCCTGAGCTCGGCCTCGCTGGACGGGCGCATCCCCGGCCGGGAGAAGGTGCGCGACGTGGTGCTCACCGCCGCGTACGGCAAGATGGCGCGCTTCCGCGAGGACTACGAGGACGCCGACACCGGCCGGGCCGAGGACCTGCTCTCCTGGTGGGGCCTCGAGGGCTTCGCCGAGCGCACCTTCGGCACCCTCTCCAGCGGCGAGCGCAAGCGCGCCCTGGTCGCCAGGGCCCTGATGACCGACCCGGAGCTGCTGCTGCTCGACGAGCCGGCCTCCGGCCTCGACCTCGGCGGCCGCGAGGACCTGGTGCGCCGGCTGGCCAACCACGCGGCCGATCCGGCCTCGCCGGTGACCGTGCTGGTGACCCACCACGTGGAGGAGATCCCGCCGGGCTTCACCCACGCGATGCTGCTGCGCGGCGGTTCGATCGTCGCCTCCGGGCCCTCCGAGCTCACCCTGACCTCGGAGAACCTCAGCGCCACCTACGGCATCCCGCTGCACGTGCAGACGTACGAAGGCCGCTACTACGCCCGCGGGCTGTGA